The following coding sequences lie in one Candidatus Limnocylindrales bacterium genomic window:
- a CDS encoding thiolase domain-containing protein codes for MRPVYMVSGGITKFAKAHPDMDFRYMVKQAFDYAMNDVPNLTRDMIDGSVASYFSDHFTRQLKAASMVQDYLGLCPKPSKRIEGGGATGGLCFQAAWEAVASGRMNVCVAFGFETMSRVSTWKGNEFIAHASDTNFDYPVGGFYTGYYAMMVRRHMHEFGTTVEQMALVSIKNHGNALYNPYAQSPMKLTIEDVRNSPMVADPLTMLDICTMSDGAAVCILASEEMAARLTDKPVKIIGIGAGTDSMRMADRPHGKVILLPHESESDYKNLKYPGVHSFRGGRMAAKQAYEMAGITNPLEELDFVELHDAYTSSEIQTYEDLGLCKYGEGGPFIEAGHSTLTGKIPVNPSGGLLACGHPVGATGLMQAVFAFWQLQGTIQKHLGNDHLQIKNARRGLIHSHAGTGTYITVSILEAV; via the coding sequence ATGCGCCCCGTTTACATGGTATCGGGTGGAATTACAAAATTTGCCAAAGCTCACCCGGATATGGATTTTCGTTATATGGTCAAACAGGCCTTTGACTATGCCATGAACGATGTCCCAAACCTGACAAGGGATATGATCGATGGAAGCGTAGCGTCTTATTTTTCAGATCACTTTACCCGGCAATTGAAAGCGGCCTCTATGGTTCAAGACTACCTCGGACTTTGCCCCAAGCCTTCTAAACGGATCGAAGGAGGGGGAGCTACGGGTGGGCTCTGTTTTCAAGCAGCATGGGAGGCTGTTGCCTCAGGCCGAATGAATGTTTGCGTGGCCTTTGGATTTGAAACCATGTCTCGTGTCAGCACCTGGAAAGGCAACGAATTTATCGCCCACGCCTCCGATACTAATTTTGATTACCCTGTGGGAGGATTTTATACCGGTTACTACGCCATGATGGTCCGACGGCATATGCATGAGTTTGGTACCACCGTAGAACAAATGGCCCTGGTCTCCATAAAAAATCACGGAAATGCTCTCTATAACCCCTATGCCCAGAGTCCTATGAAATTGACCATTGAAGATGTTCGTAACTCGCCCATGGTTGCAGACCCCCTGACCATGTTGGATATCTGCACCATGTCGGATGGAGCAGCAGTTTGTATTCTCGCTTCGGAAGAAATGGCGGCCCGCTTAACCGACAAACCGGTTAAAATCATCGGAATCGGCGCAGGTACCGATAGCATGCGTATGGCAGATCGTCCCCACGGTAAAGTCATTTTGTTACCCCACGAATCTGAGTCTGATTACAAAAATCTCAAATACCCCGGGGTTCATTCGTTTCGGGGAGGTCGAATGGCCGCTAAACAGGCTTATGAGATGGCCGGAATTACAAACCCCCTGGAAGAACTGGATTTTGTAGAGTTACACGATGCCTATACTTCTTCTGAGATTCAGACCTACGAAGATCTGGGTCTTTGTAAGTATGGGGAAGGAGGCCCCTTTATCGAGGCCGGTCATAGTACCTTAACTGGAAAAATACCGGTTAACCCTTCCGGTGGCCTTCTGGCCTGCGGTCATCCGGTAGGTGCTACAGGCCTCATGCAGGCTGTTTTTGCTTTCTGGCAACTTCAGGGGACTATCCAGAAACATCTGGGAAATGACCATCTCCAGATTAAAAACGCCCGACGTGGACTTATTCATAGCCATGCCGGAACGGGAACCTATATCACCGTAAGTATTTTGGAAGCCGTTTAA
- a CDS encoding cobalamin B12-binding domain-containing protein — MAEEKQKKIRVLIAKPGLDGHDRGAKIIARALRDAGMEVIYTGLHQTPEQVVATALQEDVDAIGLSILSGAHNYLFPRVLELMKEKGLEDVMLFGGGIIPDEDIAKLKAMGVKEIFTPGTSTEEVIKFLRENIKK, encoded by the coding sequence ATGGCCGAGGAAAAACAGAAAAAAATACGGGTGCTTATCGCTAAACCGGGATTAGATGGGCACGATCGAGGTGCGAAAATCATTGCCCGGGCATTGCGGGATGCCGGAATGGAGGTGATCTACACCGGACTTCACCAGACCCCAGAACAGGTGGTTGCCACGGCCCTTCAAGAAGACGTGGATGCCATAGGATTGAGTATTTTATCGGGAGCTCACAACTATCTTTTCCCGCGTGTCCTGGAGCTTATGAAGGAAAAAGGTTTGGAAGACGTGATGCTCTTTGGAGGGGGAATTATCCCCGATGAAGATATTGCTAAACTCAAGGCAATGGGTGTGAAGGAAATCTTCACTCCGGGAACTTCTACGGAAGAGGTTATCAAGTTTTTGAGAGAAAACATTAAAAAATAG
- a CDS encoding methylmalonyl-CoA mutase family protein: protein MIDVQSLKKIQERKVQWEQTTLKKTLEVMPERQAKFVSLSNRPVKVLYTPLDIAGMDYNEDIGFPGEYPFTRGIHATMHRGRLWTMRQFAGFGTAEDTNRRFHYLLSQGQMGLSVAFDLPTLMGYDSDHPISRGEVGREGVAIDSLEDMEILFKGIPLDQISTSMTINGPAIVLLAMYLAVAEKQGVPPAQLRGTLQADILKEYIAQREWICPPEPAMRILTDIIVYCTRHMPRWNSISISGYHIREAGSTAVQELAFTLYDGLTYVDYGIRAGLEVDEFAPRLSFFFNAHNDFFEEIAKYRAARRIWARELKRRYNPKNPRSLMLRFHTQTAGCSATAQQPLNNIIRTTIQALAAVLGGTQSLHTNSYDETLALPTEEAVTIALRTQQIIAYESEVTNTVDPLGGSYYLERLTNEMEEAAYDYFKKLDALGGMIPAIHQGFPQKEIQEAAYTYQKQIENKEKIIVGVNEFVAKEETPIKILKIGPEVEKKQLERLENVKKRRDPIKHKAALEQLRAAAKGKENLVPPVLEAVKAYATVGEICDVFREVFGIYQDPGFF, encoded by the coding sequence ATGATCGACGTCCAAAGTTTAAAAAAAATTCAAGAACGTAAAGTCCAATGGGAACAGACCACCTTGAAGAAAACCCTGGAGGTTATGCCGGAGAGACAGGCTAAGTTTGTCAGCCTCTCCAATCGACCTGTTAAAGTGCTGTATACCCCTTTAGATATTGCCGGGATGGATTATAATGAAGACATCGGATTTCCTGGAGAATATCCTTTCACCCGTGGGATTCATGCAACCATGCATCGGGGGCGACTCTGGACTATGCGTCAATTCGCCGGTTTTGGTACGGCTGAAGATACCAACCGGAGATTTCACTATCTTCTAAGCCAGGGACAGATGGGACTTAGTGTAGCCTTTGATCTTCCGACCCTCATGGGTTATGATTCAGATCATCCCATATCTCGAGGAGAAGTTGGTCGGGAGGGCGTGGCTATTGATAGCCTGGAAGATATGGAAATTCTCTTCAAAGGCATACCTCTGGATCAAATCAGCACCTCCATGACGATTAATGGACCGGCTATCGTCCTTCTGGCCATGTACCTGGCAGTCGCAGAGAAACAGGGAGTTCCACCGGCCCAACTCCGCGGAACCCTCCAGGCAGACATTTTAAAAGAGTACATTGCTCAACGGGAGTGGATCTGTCCACCCGAACCGGCCATGCGAATTTTGACCGATATTATCGTTTACTGCACACGCCATATGCCCCGGTGGAACAGTATCAGTATCAGCGGTTACCACATACGAGAAGCTGGATCTACCGCCGTTCAAGAACTTGCCTTTACCCTTTACGATGGATTAACTTATGTAGATTATGGAATCCGGGCCGGATTGGAAGTGGATGAGTTTGCACCCAGACTCTCTTTCTTTTTCAACGCCCATAATGATTTCTTTGAAGAAATCGCAAAATACCGGGCGGCCCGAAGGATCTGGGCCCGTGAGCTGAAACGCCGCTATAACCCCAAAAATCCTCGCTCCTTGATGCTTCGGTTTCACACACAAACCGCCGGATGCTCGGCAACCGCCCAGCAACCCTTAAATAATATCATCCGAACAACCATTCAAGCTCTGGCCGCCGTATTAGGAGGAACCCAATCCCTGCATACCAACTCCTACGATGAAACCTTAGCCCTCCCCACAGAAGAAGCGGTAACCATTGCCCTGCGAACTCAACAGATTATTGCCTATGAAAGCGAAGTTACAAATACGGTGGATCCCCTGGGAGGCTCTTACTACCTCGAAAGATTGACCAATGAGATGGAAGAAGCCGCCTACGATTACTTTAAAAAATTGGATGCCCTGGGGGGAATGATTCCGGCCATTCATCAGGGTTTCCCGCAAAAGGAAATTCAAGAAGCTGCCTACACCTACCAGAAACAAATCGAGAATAAGGAGAAAATTATCGTGGGCGTGAATGAGTTTGTAGCCAAGGAGGAAACCCCGATTAAAATATTAAAAATCGGCCCTGAAGTAGAAAAAAAGCAGCTCGAACGGCTGGAGAATGTGAAAAAAAGAAGAGATCCGATCAAACATAAAGCGGCTTTAGAGCAACTTCGTGCCGCAGCTAAGGGAAAGGAAAACCTTGTACCTCCGGTCCTTGAAGCAGTAAAAGCCTACGCAACCGTTGGAGAAATCTGCGACGTGTTTAGGGAAGTCTTCGGGATTTACCAGGATCCGGGATTTTTTTAG
- a CDS encoding acyl-CoA dehydrogenase, with product MIFQLTEEQRMIQMTVREFARKEIEPMAGKCDRESLFPEETISKMAEMGLLGMMVPTEYGGAGLDTVSYSLAMQEIAYACAATSVIMGVNNLVCEPLLKFGTEVQKQKYLVPLAQGKFIGSFALTEPGAGSDAANQKTSALLKDNFYILNGTKMFITSGSHAKVFITTAVTDKTARHHGISAFIVEKGMPGFSIGKVEDKMGLRASDTTELIFENCRVPSENLLGKEGEGFKIMMTALDGGRIGIASQSVGIAQACLDAATRYAKKREAFGQPIAEFQGIRWMIADMATEIEAARLLTLQAALLKDRGLPFTKEASMAKLFASEMVNRVAYKALQIHGGYGYLKDFPVERYYRDARVTTIYEGTSEIQRNVIAKLILSTEQ from the coding sequence ATGATCTTTCAACTCACCGAAGAACAACGGATGATCCAGATGACCGTTCGGGAATTTGCCCGGAAAGAGATCGAACCCATGGCCGGGAAGTGCGACCGGGAAAGTCTTTTCCCGGAGGAAACGATTTCAAAAATGGCCGAGATGGGACTTCTGGGAATGATGGTTCCCACCGAGTATGGAGGTGCCGGGCTGGATACCGTCAGCTATTCACTGGCAATGCAAGAGATTGCCTATGCCTGCGCAGCTACCTCGGTTATCATGGGAGTCAATAATCTGGTTTGTGAACCTCTCCTGAAATTCGGAACGGAAGTTCAAAAGCAGAAATACCTTGTCCCTCTGGCCCAAGGAAAATTTATCGGTTCCTTCGCCTTAACCGAGCCGGGAGCTGGGTCCGATGCGGCCAATCAAAAAACCTCGGCTCTCTTAAAGGATAATTTCTATATCCTGAACGGGACCAAGATGTTTATTACCAGTGGAAGCCATGCGAAAGTTTTTATCACGACGGCCGTAACTGATAAAACAGCCCGGCATCATGGAATTTCGGCTTTCATTGTGGAAAAAGGGATGCCGGGCTTTTCCATAGGTAAAGTCGAGGATAAAATGGGACTTCGGGCCTCAGATACCACCGAGCTGATTTTTGAAAACTGTCGAGTCCCTTCTGAGAATCTGTTAGGGAAAGAAGGAGAGGGATTCAAGATCATGATGACAGCTTTAGACGGGGGTCGAATCGGAATTGCTTCACAATCTGTGGGAATTGCGCAGGCCTGTCTGGATGCAGCGACACGCTATGCTAAAAAACGAGAAGCTTTCGGTCAACCCATTGCCGAATTTCAGGGAATCCGATGGATGATCGCAGATATGGCGACGGAGATTGAAGCGGCCAGACTATTAACCCTGCAGGCCGCCCTGTTAAAAGACCGGGGACTCCCCTTTACAAAAGAGGCTTCCATGGCCAAACTTTTCGCCTCTGAAATGGTTAATCGAGTGGCCTACAAGGCCCTTCAAATTCATGGGGGTTATGGTTATCTCAAAGACTTTCCCGTAGAACGTTATTATCGAGATGCCCGGGTTACGACAATTTATGAAGGAACCTCGGAGATTCAGCGAAATGTGATTGCAAAATTGATACTGAGTACTGAACAGTAG